In Macaca fascicularis isolate 582-1 chromosome X, T2T-MFA8v1.1, one DNA window encodes the following:
- the PRRG3 gene encoding transmembrane gamma-carboxyglutamic acid protein 3 isoform X2, protein MAVFLEAKDAHSVLKRFPRANEFLEELRQGTIERECMEEICSYEEVKEVFENKEKTMEFWKGYPNAVYSVRDPSQSSDAMYVVVPLLGVALLIVIALFIIWRCQLQKATRHHPSYAQNRYLASRAGHTLPRVMVYRGTMHSQGEPSGHREAVSSPQVVVGPSQGGRTTVRLESTLYLPELSLSRLSSTTPPPSYEEVTAPQESSSEEASMSYSDPPPKYEEIVAANPGADK, encoded by the exons ATGGCAG TTTTTCTGGAGGCCAAGGATGCCCATTCGGTCCTGAAACGATTCCCTCGTGCCAATGAGTTCCTGGAGGAGCTGCGCCAGGGCACCATCGAGCGAGAGTGCATGGAGGAGATCTGCAGCTACGAGGAGGTCAAGGAAGTGtttgagaacaaagagaaaacg ATGGAGTTCTGGAAGGGATACCCAAATGCAGTATACTCAGTCCGAGACCCCTCACAGAGCTCAGATGCCATGTACGTGGTGGTACCCCTTCTGGGGGTGGCATTGCTGATTGTCATCGCCTTGTTCATCATCTGGAGGTGCCAGCTGCAGAAAGCGACCCGTCACCACCCCTCCTATGCTCAGAACCGGTACCTAGCCAGTCGCGCCGGGCACACCCTCCCCCGGGTCATGGTGTACCGGGGTACCATGCATAGTCAAGGGGAGCCTTCTGGGCACCGAGAGGCAGTGAGCAGCCCCCAGGTGGTGGTGGGGCCCAGTCAGGGGGGCAGGACCACAGTCCGACTCGAGAGCACTCTCTACCTCCCTGAGCTCTCTCTCTCCAGACTGTCCAGcaccacccctcccccctcctacGAGGAGGTGACTGCGCCCCAAGAGAGCAGCAGTGAGGAGGCCAGTATGTCTTACAGCGACCCACCCCCAAAGTACGAGGAGATAGTGGCCGCCAACCCTGGCGCTGACAAATAG
- the FATE1 gene encoding fetal and adult testis-expressed transcript protein produces the protein MAGGPPNTKAEMEMSLTEELNHGRQGQNQEHLVIAEMMEHGSRSLGASQKRQKLEQKAAGSASAKRVWNMTATRSKKMGSQLPMPRMLRESGHGDAHLQEYPGNFQGMRFHYDRNPGTDAVAQTSLEELNVLEMEVMRRQLYAVNRRLRALEEQGATWRQRETLIIAVLVSASIANLWLWMNQ, from the exons ATGGCAGGAGGCCCTCCCAACACCAAGGCAGAGATGGAAATGTCCCTGACAGAAGAATTGAATCATGGACGCCAAGGGCAAAACCAAGAGCACCTGGTGATAGCGG AAATGATGGAGCATGGATCTCGGTCCCTGGGTGCCTCCCAGaagaggcagaagttggaacaaaAAGCTGCTGGCTCTGCTTCAGCGAAACGAGTTTGGAATATGACTGCCACCCGATCCAAGAAAATG GGGTCCCAGCTGCCAATGCCCAGAATGCTGAGAGAATCAGGCCATGGGGATGCCCATCTCCAGGAGTACCCTGGCAATTTCCAAGGCATGCGTTTCCATTATGATCG CAACCCAGGTACAGATGCAGTGGCACAGACTAGCCTGGAAGAGCTCAATGTACTGGAGATGGAAGTCATGAGAAGACAG CTATATGCAGTCAACCGGCGTCTGCGCGCCCTGGAGGAGCAGGGCGCCACCTGGCGCCAGAGGGAGACCCTGATCATCGCCGTGCTGGTGTCAGCCAGCATAGCCAACCTGTGGCTGTGGATGAACCAGTGA
- the PRRG3 gene encoding transmembrane gamma-carboxyglutamic acid protein 3 isoform X1 has product MAGLSRALSSVFLEAKDAHSVLKRFPRANEFLEELRQGTIERECMEEICSYEEVKEVFENKEKTMEFWKGYPNAVYSVRDPSQSSDAMYVVVPLLGVALLIVIALFIIWRCQLQKATRHHPSYAQNRYLASRAGHTLPRVMVYRGTMHSQGEPSGHREAVSSPQVVVGPSQGGRTTVRLESTLYLPELSLSRLSSTTPPPSYEEVTAPQESSSEEASMSYSDPPPKYEEIVAANPGADK; this is encoded by the exons ATGGCAG GCCTCAGTAGGGCTCTCTCTTCAGTTTTTCTGGAGGCCAAGGATGCCCATTCGGTCCTGAAACGATTCCCTCGTGCCAATGAGTTCCTGGAGGAGCTGCGCCAGGGCACCATCGAGCGAGAGTGCATGGAGGAGATCTGCAGCTACGAGGAGGTCAAGGAAGTGtttgagaacaaagagaaaacg ATGGAGTTCTGGAAGGGATACCCAAATGCAGTATACTCAGTCCGAGACCCCTCACAGAGCTCAGATGCCATGTACGTGGTGGTACCCCTTCTGGGGGTGGCATTGCTGATTGTCATCGCCTTGTTCATCATCTGGAGGTGCCAGCTGCAGAAAGCGACCCGTCACCACCCCTCCTATGCTCAGAACCGGTACCTAGCCAGTCGCGCCGGGCACACCCTCCCCCGGGTCATGGTGTACCGGGGTACCATGCATAGTCAAGGGGAGCCTTCTGGGCACCGAGAGGCAGTGAGCAGCCCCCAGGTGGTGGTGGGGCCCAGTCAGGGGGGCAGGACCACAGTCCGACTCGAGAGCACTCTCTACCTCCCTGAGCTCTCTCTCTCCAGACTGTCCAGcaccacccctcccccctcctacGAGGAGGTGACTGCGCCCCAAGAGAGCAGCAGTGAGGAGGCCAGTATGTCTTACAGCGACCCACCCCCAAAGTACGAGGAGATAGTGGCCGCCAACCCTGGCGCTGACAAATAG